Proteins encoded within one genomic window of Deltaproteobacteria bacterium:
- a CDS encoding Zeta toxin family protein, whose product MSNEKKILVIAGPNGAGKTTFAREFLPNEANCPVFVNADLIAAGLSPFQPEVAAVRAGRIMMQQIHEYVRRGTSFAFETTLSGRGYARLIPQWRQLGYIVKLFFLQLPNPEMAIARVRQRVRGGGHNVAADVVRRRFHAGLKNFDNVYKPLVSKWSVFDNSGPEPVLLEERANT is encoded by the coding sequence GTGAGTAACGAGAAGAAAATCCTCGTCATCGCAGGCCCGAACGGTGCCGGAAAGACTACTTTTGCGCGCGAGTTTTTACCGAATGAGGCGAACTGTCCGGTCTTCGTTAATGCCGACTTGATTGCTGCGGGCTTGAGTCCGTTTCAACCGGAGGTCGCGGCTGTGCGTGCGGGGCGGATAATGATGCAACAGATTCATGAGTACGTGCGACGCGGGACCAGTTTCGCCTTTGAGACGACACTGAGCGGACGAGGATATGCACGACTTATCCCACAATGGCGACAATTAGGATACATTGTGAAGTTGTTCTTTCTCCAGTTACCGAATCCGGAAATGGCGATCGCGCGGGTTCGACAAAGAGTTCGTGGAGGTGGTCATAATGTCGCCGCCGATGTTGTCCGTCGCCGTTTTCATGCTGGCTTAAAAAATTTCGACAACGTATACAAACCATTGGTCAGCAAGTGGTCTGTATTCGACAATTCTGGTCCTGAACCGGTACTATTAGAAGAGAGGGCAAATACATGA
- a CDS encoding glutamine--tRNA ligase/YqeY domain fusion protein yields MSEGKVEKREAATEVPRSLDFIREIVAADNKSNKHGGRVVTRFPPEPNGYLHIGHAKSICLNFGIALENNGVCHLRFDDTNPTKEDVEYVDSIQSDVRWLGFDWHDKKFYASDYFEQLYQYAVQLITEGKAYVDSLSAEETRAYRGTLTEAGKVSPYRNRSVEENLDLFTRMRAGEFAEGTHTLRAKIDMTSPNINMRDPVMYRILKAEHHRTGNTWCIYPMYDYAHCVSDAIERITHSICTLEFEDHRPLYDWFLDELHTPDRPQQIEFARLNLTYTMMSKRKLLQLVRDKHVRGWDDPRMPTIQGLRRRGYTPEAIRSFCETIGVAKRNSTVEVAMLEHEIREDLNKRAPRAMAVLRPLKVLIDNFPEGQVEELNAVNNPEDSSAGTRKIPFSREVYIEQDDFMEDPPKKFFRLAPGREVRLRYAYIIKCESVVKNAQGEITELHCTYDPETRSGGSAESRKVKATIHWVSAAQAIPVEARLYDHLFTVPDPGAVDDVTTVLNPNSLEVVHACRVEPSLASAAAGNRYQFERQGYFCVDPDSAPGTLVFNRTVTLKDAWAKIEKGQKGNG; encoded by the coding sequence ATGAGTGAAGGAAAAGTAGAGAAACGAGAGGCAGCAACGGAGGTCCCCCGCTCACTGGATTTCATTCGCGAGATCGTTGCGGCCGACAACAAATCGAACAAACACGGCGGACGCGTCGTCACGCGCTTCCCCCCAGAACCAAACGGCTACTTGCATATTGGACATGCCAAATCGATCTGCCTCAATTTCGGTATCGCTTTGGAAAACAATGGTGTATGTCACTTGCGGTTTGATGACACCAATCCAACCAAAGAGGATGTCGAATACGTGGATTCGATTCAGTCGGATGTCCGTTGGCTGGGTTTTGACTGGCACGACAAAAAGTTCTACGCCTCCGACTACTTTGAGCAGCTCTATCAGTATGCAGTACAACTGATTACCGAAGGGAAGGCCTACGTTGATAGTCTCAGCGCCGAAGAAACGCGAGCCTATCGTGGGACGTTGACCGAAGCAGGAAAAGTGAGTCCGTATCGCAACCGCTCTGTCGAGGAGAACCTTGATCTTTTCACTCGCATGCGTGCAGGGGAGTTTGCCGAAGGAACGCACACCCTCCGCGCTAAAATCGACATGACGTCGCCGAACATCAACATGCGCGATCCGGTCATGTATCGCATTCTCAAAGCTGAGCATCATCGTACTGGTAACACGTGGTGCATCTATCCTATGTACGACTATGCCCACTGCGTGTCTGACGCGATTGAACGGATTACGCATTCGATCTGCACGTTGGAGTTTGAGGACCACCGCCCGCTGTATGATTGGTTTCTTGATGAACTCCACACGCCTGATCGTCCCCAGCAGATTGAATTTGCGCGCCTCAATCTCACCTACACGATGATGAGTAAACGCAAGCTCTTACAGTTAGTGCGAGATAAGCATGTTCGTGGATGGGACGATCCGCGCATGCCGACTATTCAGGGATTGCGGCGACGTGGCTACACACCAGAAGCGATTCGCAGCTTTTGTGAAACCATTGGTGTGGCCAAGCGGAACAGTACGGTGGAGGTTGCCATGTTGGAGCATGAAATCCGTGAGGATCTCAATAAGCGTGCTCCACGTGCAATGGCGGTTCTCCGGCCGTTGAAAGTCCTCATCGATAACTTTCCAGAAGGACAGGTCGAAGAGTTGAACGCGGTCAATAATCCTGAAGATTCCAGTGCGGGGACACGCAAGATTCCCTTTTCGCGCGAGGTATACATTGAACAGGATGACTTCATGGAAGATCCACCCAAGAAGTTTTTCCGCCTCGCCCCTGGGCGGGAAGTGCGCTTACGCTATGCCTATATCATCAAGTGTGAGTCGGTGGTGAAGAATGCCCAAGGAGAAATCACGGAATTGCATTGCACCTACGATCCCGAAACCCGGAGTGGGGGCAGCGCCGAGAGCCGTAAAGTCAAAGCCACGATTCATTGGGTATCCGCGGCCCAAGCGATTCCGGTAGAAGCTCGATTGTATGACCACCTGTTTACCGTTCCAGACCCTGGCGCGGTGGACGACGTTACGACCGTGTTGAATCCCAACTCACTAGAAGTTGTTCATGCGTGTCGCGTTGAACCGAGTCTCGCTTCAGCAGCAGCAGGCAATCGCTATCAGTTTGAGCGACAAGGATATTTTTGCGTTGATCCAGACTCAGCTCCCGGGACCCTGGTTTTCAATCGGACCGTGACGCTCAAAGACGCCTGGGCGAAGATTGAAAAAGGGCAGAAGGGGAACGGGTAG